A part of Capsicum annuum cultivar UCD-10X-F1 chromosome 6, UCD10Xv1.1, whole genome shotgun sequence genomic DNA contains:
- the LOC107872958 gene encoding uncharacterized protein LOC107872958 isoform X3 yields the protein MVADLSEYDSLALVLSVLNVESRNEEFSARLLDSVLQDYAFRAFVRPRTGIPYDGNVPSNFSGIKVSGLRLRSGSMRRRGVSKYKEFHIPIGVLEQPYVERLILVYHNLANWSDLYYPLPGYTYLTPVLGILTYDASNLSARNLPELDIRASKKPILVNFSNVVKPVPMGLSPKCVYFNLDGAVEFDNILNGNMCKTTKQGHFSVVVEFTTAEPEPEPEPEPGTDGHKKSGRKKWVIFGSVVGGFVALIFLVLLIACLKKYDKQKKIDRMEQEAERGVPLLMTRVGNTKAPIASETRTRPSLENEYLP from the exons ATGGTTGCTGATTTGTCTGAATATGACTCATTGGCTTTAGTACTTTCTG TGCTTAATGTTGAATCAAGAAATGAAGAATTTTCAGCAAGGTTGCTTGATTCAGTtcttcaagattatgcttttagaGCATTTGTTAGGCCAAGAACTGGAATTCCTTATGATGGAAATGTGCCCTCAAATTTCAGTGGAATTAAAGTTTCTGGTCTAAGGCTAAGAAGTGGCAGCATGAGGAGAAGGGGTGTAAGCAAATACAAAGAATTTCATATCCCAATTGGTGTTCTGGAGCAACCATATGTAGAGAGGCTTATTTTGGTGTATCACAATTTAGCCAATTGGTCTGATTTGTATTACCCTTTACCAGGTTACACTTATTTAACaccagttttgggtattttaactTATGATGCTTCTAATTTATCAGCTAGAAATCTGCCAGAGTTGGATATAAGAGCATCAAAGAAGCCTATTTTGGTCAATTTTTCTAATGTTGTTAAGCCAGTGCCAATGGGATTGTCACCAAAATGTGTTTACTTTAACTTGGATGGTGCAGTGGAATTTGACAATATATTGAATGGCAATATGTGTAAGACTACCAAACAAGGCCATTTTTCTGTAGTGGTTGAGTTCACTACTGCTGAACCAGAACCTGAACCTGAACCTGAACCTGGCACAGATGGTCATAAAAAAAGTGGTAGGAAAAAATGGGTAATATTTGGATCAGTTGTTGGCGGATTTGTGGCTTTGATTTTCTTAGTGTTATTGATCGCTTGTCTAAAAAAGTATGATAAGCAGAAAAAGATTGACAGAATGGAACAGGAAGCAGAAAGAGGTGTACCATTGCTTATGACAAGAGTTGGGAATACAAAGGCTCCAATCGCTTCAGAGACTCGTACAAGACCCTCATTAGAGAATGAATATCTCCCATag
- the LOC107872958 gene encoding uncharacterized protein LOC107872958 isoform X2, with protein MILVAFVQIFVLVLPSVLNVESRNEEFSARLLDSVLQDYAFRAFVRPRTGIPYDGNVPSNFSGIKVSGLRLRSGSMRRRGVSKYKEFHIPIGVLEQPYVERLILVYHNLANWSDLYYPLPGYTYLTPVLGILTYDASNLSARNLPELDIRASKKPILVNFSNVVKPVPMGLSPKCVYFNLDGAVEFDNILNGNMCKTTKQGHFSVVVEFTTAEPEPEPEPEPGTDGHKKSGRKKWVIFGSVVGGFVALIFLVLLIACLKKYDKQKKIDRMEQEAERGVPLLMTRVGNTKAPIASETRTRPSLENEYLP; from the coding sequence ATGATTCTTGTTGcatttgttcaaatttttgtcCTTGTTCTACCGTCAGTGCTTAATGTTGAATCAAGAAATGAAGAATTTTCAGCAAGGTTGCTTGATTCAGTtcttcaagattatgcttttagaGCATTTGTTAGGCCAAGAACTGGAATTCCTTATGATGGAAATGTGCCCTCAAATTTCAGTGGAATTAAAGTTTCTGGTCTAAGGCTAAGAAGTGGCAGCATGAGGAGAAGGGGTGTAAGCAAATACAAAGAATTTCATATCCCAATTGGTGTTCTGGAGCAACCATATGTAGAGAGGCTTATTTTGGTGTATCACAATTTAGCCAATTGGTCTGATTTGTATTACCCTTTACCAGGTTACACTTATTTAACaccagttttgggtattttaactTATGATGCTTCTAATTTATCAGCTAGAAATCTGCCAGAGTTGGATATAAGAGCATCAAAGAAGCCTATTTTGGTCAATTTTTCTAATGTTGTTAAGCCAGTGCCAATGGGATTGTCACCAAAATGTGTTTACTTTAACTTGGATGGTGCAGTGGAATTTGACAATATATTGAATGGCAATATGTGTAAGACTACCAAACAAGGCCATTTTTCTGTAGTGGTTGAGTTCACTACTGCTGAACCAGAACCTGAACCTGAACCTGAACCTGGCACAGATGGTCATAAAAAAAGTGGTAGGAAAAAATGGGTAATATTTGGATCAGTTGTTGGCGGATTTGTGGCTTTGATTTTCTTAGTGTTATTGATCGCTTGTCTAAAAAAGTATGATAAGCAGAAAAAGATTGACAGAATGGAACAGGAAGCAGAAAGAGGTGTACCATTGCTTATGACAAGAGTTGGGAATACAAAGGCTCCAATCGCTTCAGAGACTCGTACAAGACCCTCATTAGAGAATGAATATCTCCCATag
- the LOC107872958 gene encoding uncharacterized protein LOC107872958 isoform X1: MHSSGYFYIIIWLLIPALVGSQSNSSDSSARSSLDSLLQQYAFRELTWQRTRTGVPYDAYVPSNLMGIKVSAVILKRHTLKRRVYGYYKEFFIPSGIIVEPYVKKLVLVYQNLGNWSSFYYPLPGYTHLAPVLGILAYDANDLYATNLPELDILALEDPITIWFPNVQPAPEGSFPKCVCFYSNDLVEFGDVKDGNTCETRIQGHFSIVAEVKAAPSPSPTPSANEIAPSPSPTADENDHQNIYSKMWAISLVFLFFALKGILFVIVKKSGLLEIKQRLYDSAAVVQPLLRNTAVPLEAPIRPLPENDYVL, encoded by the coding sequence ATGCATTCATCGGGTTATTTCTACATAATTATCTGGTTGCTAATTCCTGCTTTGGTTGGATCTCAATCAAATAGTTCAGATTCATCTGCAAGAAGCTCACTTGATTCCTTACTTCAGCAATATGCTTTCAGGGAATTGACCTGGCAAAGAACCAGAACTGGTGTTCCTTATGATGCGTATGTTCCTTCCAACTTGATGGGGATAAAAGTTTCAGCCGTGATTCTTAAAAGACACACCTTAAAACGGAGAGTCTACGGCTACTATAAAGAATTCTTTATCCCATCGGGGATCATAGTGGAGCCTTATGTAAAGAAACTTGTTCTGGTTTACCAAAACTTGGGTAATTGGTCATCCTTTTACTACCCTTTGCCAGGTTACACTCATTTGGCACCAGTTTTGGGAATCTTGGCTTATGATGCTAATGATTTGTATGCCACAAATCTACCGGAATTGGATATATTAGCATTGGAAGATCCTATCACCATTTGGTTTCCTAATGTGCAGCCAGCACCAGAGGGGTCTTTTCCCAAGTGTGTTTGTTTCTACTCGAATGATTTGGTTGAATTTGGCGACGTTAAGGATGGAAACACTTGTGAAACCAGAATACAAGGCCATTTTTCTATAGTAGCTGAGGTGAAAGCTGCTCCAAGTCCTTCGCCTACTCCTAGTGCCAATGAAATTGCCCCAAGTCCTTCTCCTACAGCTGATGAAAATGATCATCAAAACATCTACTCTAAAATGTGGGCGATTTCATTGGTGTTTCTATTTTTTGCTCTCAAGGGAATATTGTTTGTTATTGTAAAAAAGTCCGGATTATTGGAAATAAAACAGAGGTTGTATGATTCAGCAGCAGTTGTTCAGCCCTTGTTAAGGAACACAGCGGTGCCATTGGAAGCTCCAATTAGACCATTGCCGGAGAATGACTATGTGCTTTAA
- the LOC107874063 gene encoding AB hydrolase superfamily protein YfhM-like, with product MEKIEYKNISVNGINMHVTKIGEGPAVIFVHGFPELWYSWRHQMLYLSNKGYRAIAPNLHGYGDTDCLSEIDSYTTFHIIGDLVALLDVLELEQLSDAASGPISPMDVRRSRDDSDPNDIL from the exons atggagaaaatagaGTACAAAAATATATCAGTTAACGGGATAAATATGCATGTCACAAAAATTGGTGAAGGTCCAGCAGTTATATTTGTACATGGCTTCCCTGAACTATGGTATTCATGGCGCCATCAAATGTTATACCTTTCTAACAAAGGTTATAGAGCCATTGCACCTAATCTTCATGGCTATGGAGACACTGATTGTCTATCGGAGATTGATAGTTACACTACTTTCCACAttattggtgacttagttgctctGCTAGATGTTCTTGAACTAGAGCAA ctAAGTGATGCGGCTAGTGGACCCATTTCGCCGATGGATGTAAGGAGATCACGTGATGATAGTGATCCTAATGACATTCTTTGA